From one Acidobacteriota bacterium genomic stretch:
- a CDS encoding HlyD family secretion protein, whose amino-acid sequence MNDRPQKSSPAPALPRPPRRWWRWLLVIVSVVAVIALGGPWLAWRLTHVVTNAGFVKAEMTLVAPELPGRIEQIHVEEGQWVHQGDVLLEIDPSSLDDRVKMAEAEVAHLQGKAARYRAKLELARREVPAHIEAAEQALAAARQAAVRARARESFLARQKERFAGLLADQAIGRARYEEIEAQWIAAQAEVRAAEAGVGAAEARLDSARASRSRIDEAYAGWQEALGGLEAARRGLDLARLTRDKSVIRAPGDGIVARVFPEPGDMATPGRSVVALFDPDSIYVEARFEETKLRHLRPGQRVTLQLDALGGRTLHGRIRVIHRAAAGEFALIPRDVTAGEFTKLTQRVPVEIDVEDDARELELIPGTSVRVAARKGGEDDR is encoded by the coding sequence ATGAATGATCGTCCGCAGAAATCGTCTCCCGCTCCCGCTCTTCCCCGCCCCCCCCGCCGCTGGTGGCGCTGGCTGCTGGTCATCGTGTCCGTAGTCGCGGTCATCGCCCTCGGAGGACCCTGGCTGGCCTGGCGACTGACCCACGTGGTCACCAACGCCGGTTTCGTCAAGGCCGAGATGACTCTCGTCGCGCCCGAGTTGCCGGGAAGGATCGAGCAGATCCACGTCGAGGAAGGCCAGTGGGTCCACCAGGGGGACGTGCTGCTGGAGATCGACCCGAGCAGCCTCGACGATCGCGTCAAGATGGCCGAGGCCGAGGTGGCGCACCTGCAAGGCAAGGCGGCCCGCTATCGGGCCAAGCTCGAGCTGGCCCGCCGGGAAGTGCCCGCCCACATCGAAGCCGCCGAGCAGGCCCTGGCCGCCGCCCGGCAGGCGGCGGTCCGAGCTCGGGCCCGGGAGAGCTTCCTCGCCCGCCAGAAAGAGCGCTTTGCCGGGCTGCTGGCCGACCAGGCCATCGGCCGGGCACGCTACGAGGAAATCGAAGCCCAGTGGATCGCCGCTCAGGCGGAGGTACGCGCGGCGGAGGCCGGCGTAGGGGCCGCCGAAGCCCGGCTCGACAGCGCCCGGGCCTCCCGATCGCGCATCGACGAGGCCTACGCCGGCTGGCAGGAGGCTCTCGGTGGCCTGGAAGCCGCACGCCGCGGACTCGACCTCGCCCGCCTGACCCGCGACAAGAGCGTGATCCGCGCACCCGGCGATGGCATCGTGGCAAGGGTCTTCCCCGAGCCGGGCGACATGGCCACGCCGGGACGCAGCGTGGTGGCCCTCTTCGACCCCGACAGCATTTACGTCGAAGCGCGTTTCGAAGAGACCAAGTTGCGCCACCTCCGGCCCGGCCAGCGGGTCACCCTCCAGCTCGACGCGCTCGGGGGCCGCACTCTCCACGGCCGGATACGCGTAATCCACCGGGCCGCAGCAGGGGAGTTCGCGCTGATCCCCCGGGACGTCACCGCCGGAGAATTCACCAAGCTGACCCAGCGCGTGCCGGTGGAAATCGACGTGGAAGACGATGCCCGGGAACTGGAGCTGATTCCCGGTACCTCCGTCAGGGTCGCCGCCCGCAAGGGGGGCGAGGACGACCGGTGA
- a CDS encoding helix-turn-helix domain-containing protein has product MVKESKQRLSRQRILRVARRHFGRYGYRRTSLAGIARELGVVKGALYYYVPGGKEELFDAVLAAEEQRLLTAMTRAVETQEDPRAALRAAVEAKLAALSQLRETLDIPREVGEEISALVQSRQRAFAQAERRLFESLLRRGEDAGIFRRIRPRRRAAEALQAMVRALELPMVFGTEDGPVSAIHILFEIIFRGLEER; this is encoded by the coding sequence ATGGTCAAAGAGTCAAAGCAGAGACTATCCCGCCAGCGCATCCTCCGCGTCGCCCGCCGGCACTTCGGCCGCTACGGCTACCGGCGCACCAGCCTCGCCGGCATCGCCCGGGAGCTGGGAGTGGTCAAGGGGGCCCTCTACTACTACGTCCCGGGAGGCAAGGAAGAACTTTTCGACGCGGTGCTGGCCGCCGAGGAGCAACGGCTGCTCACCGCGATGACCCGCGCGGTCGAAACCCAGGAAGATCCCCGGGCCGCCCTGCGGGCCGCCGTGGAGGCCAAGCTCGCCGCCTTGTCCCAACTGCGTGAAACCCTGGACATCCCCCGGGAGGTGGGCGAGGAGATCTCGGCTCTCGTCCAATCCCGACAAAGGGCCTTCGCCCAGGCCGAGCGGCGGCTTTTCGAGAGTCTGCTGCGGCGGGGGGAAGATGCCGGAATCTTCCGGCGGATCCGTCCCCGCCGCCGGGCTGCCGAGGCCCTGCAGGCCATGGTCCGCGCCCTGGAACTACCCATGGTGTTCGGCACCGAAGACGGCCCGGTCTCGGCGATCCACATCCTCTTTGAAATCATCTTTCGCGGTCTCGAGGAACGATGA
- a CDS encoding TolC family protein, producing MRTLPLTRTLFLLVTVTFSAAAGSPAQTLPLDELIAQAMEGPALRAARARIERARAGEALAVAPRRLQAGLEARAWQYASTVGFVLPATLAGPLGGASMGVPIADRRAESIALVADQLLWDAGRSAAALRAARRESRAARLEQAAVRRAVRWQVLAAATAWQQALATRQAAEATVRSRQALVEQVEAFVRHQQVPRADRLQAQAAAAEARHRLAGARAQVAAARARLAALVGRPIPEGARPGWPELPALPEGDATALAAEALERRPVARAFQARARAAADSAQVARRSRRPELHAQFTASRNDDALLLHQANAQVTVALRWPLLTGGRAAAAARQAEAVRTEMEALAEQARRRIVQEVQQTLAEDAAAAARLEAARAALRAAEQALEVARSRYREGLISGRELLDAEADATRAREMDAVAGSTRIAARIAARLALGLPTTDSEGRITP from the coding sequence ATGCGCACTCTCCCGCTGACTCGAACCCTGTTCCTGCTCGTCACCGTCACCTTCTCCGCCGCGGCCGGCAGCCCGGCGCAGACCCTTCCGCTCGACGAGCTGATCGCGCAGGCCATGGAGGGGCCCGCCCTGCGGGCCGCCCGGGCGAGGATCGAGCGGGCCCGGGCCGGCGAGGCCCTCGCCGTCGCACCCCGCCGGCTGCAGGCAGGCCTCGAGGCGCGGGCGTGGCAATACGCCTCGACCGTCGGCTTCGTCCTCCCGGCGACGCTGGCGGGCCCTCTCGGCGGAGCTTCGATGGGGGTGCCCATCGCCGATCGGCGTGCGGAAAGCATCGCCCTGGTCGCCGACCAGTTGCTGTGGGACGCCGGCCGCAGCGCCGCCGCCCTGCGGGCCGCACGCCGGGAGAGCCGGGCCGCCAGGCTCGAACAAGCCGCCGTGCGGCGCGCGGTGCGCTGGCAGGTGCTCGCCGCCGCCACGGCCTGGCAGCAGGCCCTCGCAACCCGCCAGGCCGCCGAGGCCACGGTCCGCAGCCGCCAGGCCCTGGTCGAACAAGTCGAGGCCTTCGTCCGTCATCAACAGGTGCCACGGGCGGATCGGCTCCAGGCCCAGGCCGCCGCCGCCGAGGCCCGGCACCGCCTGGCCGGCGCCCGGGCCCAGGTGGCGGCGGCCCGCGCGCGGCTCGCCGCCCTGGTCGGCCGGCCGATCCCCGAGGGGGCCCGCCCCGGCTGGCCCGAGCTGCCGGCCCTGCCCGAGGGCGACGCCACGGCCCTGGCCGCCGAGGCCCTCGAGCGACGCCCGGTGGCCCGTGCTTTTCAGGCCCGGGCGCGCGCCGCCGCCGATTCGGCCCAGGTGGCGCGGCGCAGCCGCCGCCCCGAACTTCATGCCCAGTTCACGGCCTCCCGCAACGACGACGCCCTGCTGCTCCATCAGGCCAACGCCCAAGTGACCGTTGCTCTGCGCTGGCCGCTGCTGACCGGAGGCCGTGCCGCGGCGGCGGCGCGCCAAGCCGAGGCCGTGCGCACCGAGATGGAAGCGCTCGCCGAGCAGGCCCGACGCCGCATCGTGCAGGAGGTACAGCAGACCCTGGCCGAAGATGCGGCCGCCGCCGCGCGTCTCGAAGCGGCCCGGGCGGCGCTCCGGGCCGCCGAGCAGGCCCTCGAAGTGGCGCGCAGCCGCTACCGGGAAGGTCTGATCAGCGGCCGGGAGTTGCTCGACGCCGAAGCCGACGCCACCCGGGCCCGAGAGATGGATGCCGTGGCCGGCAGCACGCGCATCGCCGCGCGCATCGCCGCACGCCTGGCCCTGGGCCTGCCCACCACCGACAGCGAAGGGAGGATCACCCCATGA
- a CDS encoding DNA topoisomerase IV subunit A gives MNYVEPVMRNNFLEYASYVIIDRAIPDLRDGCKPVQRRILQTLYEMDDGRFHKVANVIGETMKLHPHGDASIGDALVVLANKDYFIEKQGNFGNILTGHPAAAARYIECRLTPLARETLFNPDLTDWKPSYDGRKQEPVFLPTKIPVLLLLGTEGIAVGMSTRILPHNLGELLEAQVAILEKRDFQVLPDFPQGGLADFSEYDDGVGKVRVRARLRATRDRKKIIIEEVPFSTTTESLIASIEAAAQKNKVAVASIEDRTAEQVEIVLHLRRGAYSDEVIPQLWAYTHCEVAITSNLVVIDQRRPVQRRVSELLVQLTRNLKQQIKAELELEIERLLDRQHALTLEQIFVEKRVYKRIEKARTQKAVRDQVIEGMNEYRDLFIRDLDDDDVGRLLAIPIRRISLFDINKNRADIEEVLAGLRSARRRLKNLTRTTIDYLHSLHEKFAADHPRRTEITSFATVDKREVAAQNLKLAYNPDSGFFGSEVRGKKWQFTVSEFDRILAVSADGSYRIFAPPQKKLLPGRVLLICTFDNEQGQVLTLVYRDKKKIPYAKKVHIKSYIKDKEYELIRGREGRIDKLFVGEPDVKLRLEFVPAKRQRIHEATFDLGTLDFCGPTARGTRLAPKPTARIRLL, from the coding sequence ATGAATTACGTCGAGCCCGTGATGAGGAACAACTTCCTCGAATACGCGAGCTACGTCATCATCGACCGTGCCATTCCCGACCTGCGGGACGGCTGCAAGCCCGTCCAACGCCGTATTCTTCAAACCCTCTACGAAATGGACGACGGCCGCTTCCACAAGGTGGCCAATGTCATCGGCGAAACGATGAAGCTCCACCCCCACGGCGACGCCTCGATCGGTGACGCCCTGGTGGTGCTGGCCAACAAGGACTACTTCATCGAAAAGCAGGGAAATTTCGGCAACATTCTCACCGGGCATCCCGCAGCGGCGGCCCGCTACATCGAATGCCGCCTGACGCCCCTGGCCCGGGAAACGCTCTTCAACCCCGACCTGACCGACTGGAAGCCCTCCTACGACGGGCGCAAGCAGGAGCCGGTCTTCCTGCCCACCAAGATCCCCGTCCTGCTGCTGCTCGGCACAGAGGGCATCGCCGTGGGTATGTCCACGCGGATCCTGCCCCACAACCTGGGTGAACTGCTCGAGGCCCAGGTGGCGATCCTCGAAAAACGCGACTTCCAGGTGCTGCCCGACTTCCCCCAGGGCGGTCTGGCCGACTTCAGCGAATACGACGACGGAGTGGGCAAGGTACGGGTACGCGCACGCCTGCGGGCCACCCGGGACAGAAAAAAGATCATCATCGAAGAGGTCCCCTTCTCCACCACCACCGAGTCGCTGATCGCTTCCATCGAGGCCGCCGCCCAGAAAAACAAGGTGGCCGTCGCCTCGATCGAGGACCGCACCGCCGAACAGGTGGAAATCGTCCTCCATCTCCGGCGGGGCGCGTACAGCGACGAGGTGATCCCTCAACTCTGGGCCTACACCCACTGCGAGGTGGCGATCACCTCCAACCTGGTGGTGATCGATCAGCGTCGCCCCGTCCAGCGACGGGTCTCCGAACTGCTGGTCCAACTGACCAGGAACCTCAAACAACAGATCAAGGCCGAACTGGAACTGGAGATCGAGCGCCTGCTGGACCGGCAACATGCCCTGACCCTCGAACAGATCTTCGTCGAAAAGCGGGTCTACAAGCGCATCGAGAAGGCACGCACCCAGAAAGCGGTACGCGACCAGGTGATCGAAGGAATGAACGAGTACCGCGACCTGTTCATCCGCGACCTGGACGACGACGATGTGGGCCGCCTGCTGGCGATCCCGATTCGACGCATCTCGCTGTTCGACATCAACAAGAACCGCGCGGACATCGAGGAGGTCCTCGCCGGCCTGCGCTCGGCCCGTCGACGCCTGAAGAACCTGACCCGCACGACCATCGACTACCTCCACAGCCTGCACGAGAAGTTCGCGGCGGACCACCCCCGGCGCACCGAGATCACATCCTTCGCCACGGTGGACAAGCGGGAAGTCGCGGCCCAGAACCTCAAGCTGGCCTACAACCCGGACAGCGGCTTTTTCGGCAGCGAGGTGCGCGGCAAGAAGTGGCAATTCACCGTCAGCGAGTTCGACCGCATTCTGGCCGTCTCGGCCGACGGCTCCTATCGCATCTTCGCCCCGCCCCAGAAAAAGCTGCTGCCCGGCCGGGTGCTTTTGATCTGCACCTTCGACAACGAGCAGGGACAGGTACTGACGCTGGTCTACCGGGACAAGAAGAAAATCCCCTACGCCAAGAAGGTGCACATCAAGAGCTACATCAAGGACAAGGAGTACGAACTGATCCGCGGCCGCGAGGGGCGCATCGACAAGCTCTTCGTCGGCGAGCCCGACGTCAAGTTGCGCCTGGAATTCGTCCCGGCCAAGCGCCAGCGGATCCACGAGGCCACTTTCGACCTCGGCACACTCGACTTCTGCGGTCCCACCGCCCGCGGCACGCGCCTGGCCCCCAAACCCACGGCGCGCATCCGGCTGCTCTAG
- a CDS encoding DHA2 family efflux MFS transporter permease subunit, producing MNTSAYKWVAGALVSVGIFVALLDTTIVDIVLPKMMASLDADLRGIQWVVIVYFIGSAIAMTAASWLADRVGPRRLYLAGLLLFLVASVFCGLAWNLPAMLVGRLIQGLGEGILVPVGLIILYTVFPEREHGTAMGLYGLSASFAPALGPTLGGLITEHLEWRWVFYINLPVGLVTAVLILALMRPLGRRRRRSFDFIGFALLSVALSALIVLLGKGQELGWSTSDTIVILGVVTLVSTVATVAWLAWSRVPLFPRAIFGRRAFRVGMAAMVLLSINAYGFFLLLPVFLQRLRGLTTLQAGLVLLPGALLSALTTLASGIVSDRIDPRKVGVLFLLLTGWASWHFGTDPDTPLFRLVLDYMFWGAAVGGTFAPVTLVALGPLGRDEINDGSTLVNVARLAAGSVGTALATATLAARSDAFAQVTRHFLEPDRPALAATVFALTGADPAGGNPDAMLRALTMGEGLLRRATTAWAFDAVFDVLAVFMVAAAVALALAWWHPEDDDTTQQPSARNPKSSTLTTAARLEPGPPRP from the coding sequence GTGAACACCTCGGCCTACAAGTGGGTCGCCGGCGCCCTGGTCTCGGTCGGTATCTTCGTCGCGCTGCTCGACACCACCATCGTCGACATCGTGCTGCCGAAGATGATGGCCAGTCTCGACGCCGACCTGCGTGGCATCCAGTGGGTGGTGATCGTCTATTTCATCGGTTCCGCCATCGCCATGACCGCCGCCTCGTGGCTCGCCGACCGCGTCGGCCCGCGCCGACTGTACCTGGCGGGCCTGTTGCTCTTCCTCGTCGCCTCGGTCTTCTGCGGGCTGGCCTGGAACCTGCCCGCCATGCTGGTCGGCAGGCTGATCCAGGGCCTGGGTGAAGGGATCCTGGTACCCGTGGGCCTGATCATCCTCTACACCGTGTTTCCCGAACGGGAGCACGGCACGGCCATGGGTCTCTACGGGCTCTCCGCGTCCTTCGCGCCGGCCCTGGGGCCGACCCTCGGCGGGCTCATCACCGAGCACCTGGAATGGCGCTGGGTGTTCTACATCAACCTGCCGGTGGGCCTGGTCACCGCCGTGCTGATCCTCGCGCTGATGCGGCCCCTGGGACGGCGGCGCCGGCGCAGCTTCGACTTCATCGGCTTCGCCCTGCTGAGCGTGGCCCTGTCGGCGCTGATCGTGCTGTTGGGCAAGGGGCAGGAGTTGGGCTGGAGCACATCGGACACCATCGTGATCCTCGGCGTGGTGACGCTCGTGTCGACCGTGGCCACCGTGGCGTGGCTGGCCTGGTCCCGCGTGCCCCTCTTCCCCCGCGCAATCTTCGGTCGTCGCGCCTTTCGAGTGGGCATGGCGGCGATGGTCCTGCTGTCGATCAACGCCTACGGTTTCTTCCTGCTGCTGCCGGTCTTCCTTCAGCGTCTGCGGGGCCTGACCACCTTGCAGGCGGGGCTGGTGCTGCTGCCCGGAGCCCTGCTCTCCGCGCTGACCACCCTCGCCTCGGGAATCGTCTCGGATCGAATCGACCCGCGGAAGGTGGGAGTGCTCTTCCTGCTGCTGACCGGCTGGGCCTCGTGGCATTTCGGCACCGATCCGGACACCCCGCTCTTCCGCCTGGTGCTGGACTACATGTTCTGGGGCGCCGCGGTGGGCGGCACCTTCGCGCCGGTCACCCTGGTGGCCCTCGGGCCCCTCGGTCGCGACGAGATCAACGATGGCTCGACCCTGGTCAACGTGGCCCGGCTGGCGGCCGGATCGGTGGGTACCGCCCTGGCCACCGCCACCCTCGCCGCCCGCTCCGACGCGTTCGCCCAGGTCACCCGCCACTTCCTCGAACCCGACCGCCCCGCCCTGGCCGCCACCGTCTTCGCGTTGACCGGGGCCGATCCCGCCGGGGGCAACCCCGATGCCATGCTGCGTGCGCTGACCATGGGTGAAGGCTTGCTCCGCCGCGCCACGACGGCCTGGGCTTTCGACGCGGTCTTCGACGTGCTGGCGGTGTTCATGGTCGCCGCGGCCGTGGCGCTGGCCCTGGCGTGGTGGCATCCCGAAGACGACGACACAACGCAACAGCCAAGTGCGCGAAATCCGAAATCCAGTACTCTAACGACAGCTGCCAGATTGGAACCAGGGCCGCCCCGCCCCTGA
- a CDS encoding SDR family oxidoreductase, which yields MPTVLVTGASRGLGFEFVRQYAAEGWRVVATCRRPEAAERLGALASRSPGSVSLHSLDVASPAAITDLAAELGETAIDLLINNAGVYPPALPLGQIDYPAWEQAFRVNTLAPVRMVEAFLPALARARAPRVANITSKMGSIADNTSGGSYAYRASKTALNMVTANLAHDLRERGITVLGLHPGWVATAMGGAGAPLDVETSVAGMRRVIAAAKSAHSGRFLAYDGSEIPW from the coding sequence ATGCCTACAGTGCTCGTGACCGGCGCCAGCCGGGGTCTCGGCTTCGAATTCGTCCGCCAGTACGCCGCGGAGGGCTGGCGGGTCGTGGCGACCTGCCGCCGACCGGAAGCCGCCGAACGACTCGGGGCCCTGGCCTCGCGCTCCCCGGGAAGCGTCAGCCTGCACTCCCTCGATGTCGCTTCTCCGGCGGCGATCACCGATCTCGCGGCGGAACTCGGCGAGACGGCCATCGACCTGCTGATCAACAACGCCGGCGTCTATCCCCCCGCCCTCCCGCTGGGGCAGATCGACTACCCCGCCTGGGAACAGGCCTTCCGCGTCAACACCCTCGCGCCGGTGAGAATGGTCGAGGCCTTCCTCCCGGCGCTGGCCCGCGCCCGGGCCCCCCGGGTCGCCAACATCACGAGCAAAATGGGCAGCATCGCGGACAACACCAGCGGAGGCTCGTACGCCTACCGGGCGAGCAAGACCGCGTTGAACATGGTCACCGCGAACCTGGCCCACGATCTGCGCGAGCGTGGCATCACCGTCCTGGGCCTCCATCCGGGGTGGGTCGCCACGGCCATGGGCGGCGCCGGGGCGCCTCTCGACGTCGAGACGAGTGTCGCCGGGATGCGCCGCGTGATCGCCGCCGCCAAGTCCGCACACTCGGGACGCTTTCTCGCATACGACGGCTCCGAGATCCCCTGGTAG
- a CDS encoding DNA topoisomerase IV subunit B: MAKNNVVYDEKAIKTLDALEHIRLRSGMYIGRVGDGSHPDDGIYILLKEVIDNAVDEFIMGEGRKIDIVRDGDTVTVRDYGRGIPLGKVVDCVSRINTGGKYNDDVFQFSVGLNGIGTKAVNALSMRFEVCSWRDGRFKRAIFERGKLGGEKSGREKEKNGTLVRFTPDPEIFGGYQWNEEFIARRLRYYAYLNPGLTLRYNGKTFKSKEGLKDLLVEELGEVDPLYEIARIRQDRCEFAFTHTNNYGENYFSFVNGQYTNDGGTHLSAFREGLLKAVNEFAGKSYTGPDVRDGIVGAIAIKLQDPVFESQTKNKLGSTEIRSWLVGRVREAALIWLHKNKPAAKRLLEKVQANERLRKELASIKKQARERARKTAIRIPKLIDCKFHRGDKDPRGEASTIFLTEGDSAGGSLIQARNVDTQAIFTLKGKPLNCHGLKRDAIYKNEELYNIMRALGIEDSVDDLRYSMVVIATDADVDGMHIRNLLMTFFLRFFEELVLRGHLYLLETPLFRVRNKKEQRYCYSEAERDRAARELKGAEVTRFKGLGEISPSEFKQFIGSDVRLVRIDIKSMSEVGKALDFFMGRNTPERRRFIERNLVEVE, translated from the coding sequence GTGGCGAAGAACAACGTCGTCTACGATGAAAAGGCCATCAAGACCCTCGACGCCCTCGAACACATCCGCCTGCGTTCGGGAATGTACATCGGTCGCGTCGGGGACGGCTCCCACCCGGACGACGGTATCTACATCCTGCTCAAGGAGGTGATCGACAACGCCGTCGACGAGTTCATCATGGGCGAGGGGCGCAAGATCGACATCGTCCGCGACGGCGACACCGTGACAGTCCGCGACTATGGCCGCGGCATCCCCCTCGGTAAGGTCGTCGATTGCGTCTCGCGCATCAACACCGGCGGCAAGTACAACGACGACGTGTTCCAGTTCTCCGTCGGTCTCAACGGCATCGGCACCAAGGCGGTCAACGCCCTGTCGATGCGCTTCGAGGTCTGTAGCTGGCGCGACGGTCGCTTCAAGCGCGCCATCTTCGAGCGGGGCAAGCTGGGCGGCGAGAAATCCGGCCGCGAAAAAGAAAAAAACGGCACCCTCGTCCGCTTCACACCCGACCCGGAGATCTTCGGCGGATACCAGTGGAACGAGGAGTTCATCGCCCGCCGGCTGCGCTACTACGCCTACCTCAACCCCGGACTGACCCTCCGGTACAACGGAAAAACCTTCAAGAGCAAGGAGGGGCTCAAAGACCTGCTCGTCGAGGAACTGGGAGAGGTCGATCCCCTCTACGAAATCGCCAGAATCCGGCAAGACCGTTGCGAATTCGCCTTCACCCACACCAACAACTACGGCGAGAACTACTTCTCTTTCGTCAACGGCCAGTACACCAACGACGGAGGAACGCACCTGAGCGCCTTCCGCGAAGGACTGCTCAAGGCCGTCAATGAATTCGCCGGCAAGTCCTACACCGGGCCGGACGTGCGCGACGGCATCGTCGGCGCCATCGCCATCAAGCTGCAAGACCCCGTCTTCGAGAGCCAGACCAAGAACAAGCTGGGCTCCACCGAGATTCGCTCGTGGCTGGTCGGCCGGGTGCGGGAGGCGGCGCTGATTTGGCTGCACAAGAACAAGCCCGCGGCCAAGCGTTTGCTCGAGAAAGTGCAGGCCAACGAACGACTGCGCAAGGAACTGGCTTCGATCAAGAAGCAGGCCCGGGAGCGGGCGCGCAAGACCGCGATCCGCATTCCCAAGCTGATCGACTGCAAGTTTCACCGCGGAGACAAGGACCCTCGCGGTGAAGCATCGACGATTTTCCTCACCGAAGGAGATTCGGCGGGAGGGTCGCTGATCCAGGCGCGCAACGTCGACACCCAGGCGATCTTCACTCTCAAGGGCAAACCGCTCAACTGCCACGGGCTCAAGCGCGATGCGATCTACAAGAACGAAGAGCTGTACAACATCATGCGCGCCCTGGGCATCGAGGACAGCGTCGACGACCTGCGTTACAGCATGGTCGTCATCGCCACCGACGCCGACGTGGACGGGATGCACATCCGCAACCTGCTGATGACCTTTTTCCTCCGTTTCTTCGAGGAACTGGTGCTGCGAGGCCATCTCTACCTGCTGGAGACACCCCTGTTCCGCGTGCGCAACAAGAAGGAGCAGCGCTACTGCTACTCCGAAGCCGAACGAGATCGCGCCGCTCGAGAACTCAAGGGAGCCGAAGTGACCCGCTTCAAGGGCCTGGGTGAGATCTCTCCTTCCGAGTTCAAGCAGTTCATCGGCTCCGATGTCCGCCTCGTGCGGATCGACATCAAGTCGATGAGCGAAGTCGGCAAGGCCCTCGATTTCTTCATGGGGCGCAACACGCCCGAGCGACGCCGCTTCATCGAACGAAACCTCGTCGAGGTCGAATGA
- a CDS encoding replication-associated recombination protein A, translated as MSLFESPAPAPLAERMRPRSLGEIVGQEHLLGEGRALRRLLESGRLGSSLIFWGPPGTGKTTLARLLATTVDAEFVDFSAVTSGVKEVRALVESARRRQAVEGRRTLLFVDEIHRFNKAQQDAFLPHVEDGTILLVGATTENPSFEINSALLSRSRVFDLRPLSGAAIEQLLRRALEDGERGLGDRALEVEDGVVEAIAAAADGDARVALNLLEMLAASAEKGALRARDLGELMARRAHRYDKAGEEHYNLISALHKSLRDSDPDAALYWAARMLDSGEDPLYLVRRLVRFASEDVGNADPRALQVTVAAMQAVHFLGMPEGDTAIAQAVVYLATASKSNRVYKAMGAARRDVESLPDAPVPLHLRNAPTRLMKELGYGRDYAYAHDDPEAAARQSHFPEAIGPRRYYEPSEHGYESRIRAYLEWWRRQGEKGR; from the coding sequence ATGAGCCTGTTCGAGTCACCGGCCCCCGCGCCTCTGGCCGAGCGCATGCGGCCGAGGAGCCTGGGTGAAATCGTCGGCCAGGAGCACCTGCTCGGGGAGGGCCGGGCCCTGCGCCGGCTGCTCGAGAGTGGGCGGCTGGGCTCGTCGCTGATTTTCTGGGGTCCCCCGGGTACGGGGAAGACCACCCTGGCGCGCTTGCTCGCCACCACGGTGGACGCTGAGTTCGTCGACTTCAGCGCTGTGACCAGCGGGGTCAAGGAGGTTCGCGCCCTGGTCGAGAGCGCCCGACGGCGGCAGGCCGTCGAGGGCCGCCGCACCCTGCTCTTCGTCGACGAGATCCACCGCTTCAACAAGGCCCAGCAGGACGCCTTTCTGCCCCACGTGGAGGACGGCACGATTCTGCTGGTGGGCGCCACCACCGAGAACCCCAGCTTCGAAATCAACAGCGCCCTGCTCAGCCGCAGCCGGGTCTTCGATCTGCGCCCCCTGTCCGGGGCGGCGATCGAGCAACTCCTCCGGCGGGCCCTCGAGGACGGGGAGCGGGGGTTGGGGGATCGCGCCCTCGAGGTGGAAGACGGTGTCGTCGAGGCGATCGCCGCGGCGGCCGACGGGGACGCCCGGGTGGCGCTGAACCTGCTGGAGATGCTGGCCGCCAGCGCGGAGAAGGGCGCGCTGCGGGCGCGGGACCTGGGCGAGCTGATGGCCCGTCGCGCTCACCGCTACGACAAGGCCGGCGAGGAGCACTACAACCTGATCTCCGCCCTGCACAAGTCCCTGCGGGATTCCGACCCCGACGCGGCGCTGTACTGGGCGGCGCGGATGCTCGACTCGGGGGAGGATCCGCTCTACCTGGTGCGGCGGCTGGTGCGCTTCGCCAGCGAGGACGTGGGCAACGCCGATCCCCGGGCCCTGCAGGTGACCGTGGCCGCCATGCAGGCGGTGCACTTTCTCGGCATGCCCGAGGGGGATACGGCCATCGCCCAGGCGGTGGTCTACCTGGCCACGGCTTCCAAGAGCAACCGGGTCTACAAGGCCATGGGCGCGGCCCGTCGGGACGTGGAGTCGCTGCCCGACGCACCGGTGCCCCTGCACCTGCGCAACGCTCCCACCCGGCTGATGAAGGAACTGGGCTATGGCAGGGATTACGCTTACGCCCACGACGACCCGGAGGCGGCGGCCCGCCAGTCCCACTTCCCCGAAGCCATCGGTCCGCGCCGGTACTACGAGCCCTCGGAACACGGTTACGAGTCCCGGATCCGCGCCTACCTCGAGTGGTGGCGTCGCCAGGGTGAGAAAGGTCGCTGA